A DNA window from bacterium contains the following coding sequences:
- a CDS encoding AAA family ATPase, protein MYTGFYGLTEKPFALAPDPHYLFMGQSQRDALATLMYGIEEGSGFIEVIGEVGAGKTTLCRTLLERIGSDAEVAYIFNPSPTEVELLTAINREFGLHAGARTRTELIEELNRFLLHKNSQGRRVLLVIDEAQNLDATVLEQIRLLSNLETEREKLIQIILIGQPELEENLRRSDLRQLRQRITVRWSLRPLTRDEVKQYVEHRLRVAGARDTHLFSGSALRTMSRLSRGIPRLINAIADRSLLAGYAKELAVIDARTVRKVAAELPASESMPWLAVHGRSLVAKAALVLLGLFAGWGASVLWVGSQAPDQRVDALRTEPLPGAAPEVSASEDNSAKSLTEQLLAMSVDDSAARALDTLLDVWGHEEPVSGTVAPNRFPEAVREYSSLLVHSTRSRRKQLIQLDMPAILELAPAEGELRYAALMGLYEDGYAVMAIGDSWFVLPDEGLDRVWTGRTFFLWNNFESLPSMQRGMRGTAVRWIQARLTDLGYMSPGDASGRFDEQTESAIRRFQMAHALKTTGQVGTDTLIGLYQELDYDTPRLIVRGGTS, encoded by the coding sequence ATGTACACAGGGTTCTACGGGCTGACCGAGAAGCCTTTCGCGCTCGCGCCCGACCCCCATTATCTGTTCATGGGTCAGTCGCAACGCGATGCGCTGGCTACTCTCATGTATGGGATCGAGGAGGGCTCCGGCTTCATCGAGGTGATCGGTGAGGTGGGCGCGGGCAAGACGACCCTGTGTCGCACCCTGCTGGAACGCATCGGCTCCGATGCCGAAGTCGCCTATATCTTCAATCCGAGCCCGACCGAGGTCGAGTTGCTGACCGCGATCAATCGGGAGTTCGGCCTGCACGCCGGAGCGCGCACGCGCACCGAGTTGATCGAAGAACTCAATCGCTTCCTGCTGCACAAGAACAGTCAGGGGCGACGCGTGCTGCTGGTGATCGACGAAGCCCAGAACCTGGATGCGACCGTACTCGAACAGATCCGGCTTCTGTCCAATCTGGAAACTGAGCGCGAGAAGCTGATCCAGATCATCCTGATCGGCCAGCCCGAGCTCGAGGAGAATCTGCGTCGCAGCGACCTGCGTCAGTTGCGCCAGCGCATTACCGTGCGCTGGAGCCTGCGGCCGTTGACGCGCGATGAAGTCAAACAGTACGTGGAACACCGCCTGCGCGTGGCCGGTGCGCGCGACACACACCTTTTCTCCGGTTCTGCCCTGCGCACGATGTCGCGTCTGTCTCGCGGAATTCCACGCCTGATCAATGCAATCGCCGATCGATCCCTACTGGCCGGCTACGCCAAGGAACTCGCCGTGATCGACGCGCGTACCGTGCGCAAAGTCGCGGCCGAGCTACCGGCCTCGGAGTCCATGCCCTGGCTCGCGGTTCACGGTCGCAGTCTCGTGGCGAAGGCGGCCCTGGTCTTACTGGGTCTGTTCGCCGGATGGGGTGCGTCCGTGCTCTGGGTCGGGAGCCAGGCGCCGGATCAGCGCGTTGACGCACTCCGCACCGAACCGCTGCCGGGTGCGGCGCCGGAGGTTTCGGCGAGCGAGGACAACAGCGCGAAGTCGCTTACGGAGCAGCTCCTGGCCATGAGCGTCGACGACAGTGCAGCCAGGGCGCTCGACACCCTGCTCGATGTCTGGGGTCACGAGGAGCCGGTGTCTGGCACCGTGGCGCCCAATCGCTTCCCGGAGGCGGTTCGGGAGTATTCCTCCTTGCTGGTCCACTCGACGAGATCGCGGCGCAAGCAGCTCATACAACTCGACATGCCCGCAATTCTCGAACTCGCACCGGCCGAAGGCGAGCTGCGCTACGCGGCGCTGATGGGTCTTTACGAAGACGGTTATGCGGTCATGGCGATCGGCGATAGCTGGTTCGTACTACCAGATGAAGGACTCGATCGGGTCTGGACGGGACGCACGTTCTTCCTCTGGAACAACTTCGAGTCGCTGCCATCGATGCAGCGCGGTATGCGCGGAACAGCTGTTCGCTGGATCCAGGCCCGCCTCACCGATCTGGGATACATGAGCCCGGGTGATGCTTCGGGGCGCTTCGACGAGCAAACCGAATCCGCGATCCGACGTTTCCAGATGGCGCACGCCTTGAAGACGACCGGCCAGGTTGGCACTGACACGCTGATCGGCCTGTACCAGGAACTCGACTACGACACGCCTCGTTTGATCGTGCGTGGAGGAACATCATGA